CCTGCTCATGTCAAAGTGATTTTGGAGAATTGTTATCTGACTGACGAGGAGAAAATCAAAGCTTCGTTACTCTCGCGTGAGGCGGGCGCACATTTTGTGAAAACCTCGACCGGCTTCGGCCCGAGCGGCGCGAAGATCGAAGACGTTGCGCTGATGCGGCGCGTGGTGGGCGAACAGCTCGGGGTAAAAGCTGCGGGCGGCATCCGCGAGTATGATATTGCCAGCAAAATGATCGCAGCCGGCGCTTCACGTTTGGGCGCTTCAGCCAGCATTGCCATTCTCGAACATCGAAAGGCTGCTTGACATGAACGCGGTTGAGATCATTCAAAAAAAACGCGACGGCCACGCCCTCTCTGCGGATGAAATCCAATTCGTCATCTCGGCCTATCTCGCCAACAAAGTCCCTGATTATCAGATGTCATCGCTGTTGATGGCGATTTATTTCCGCGGCATGGATGATCATGAAACCGTGGCGTTGACGCAGTTGATGCGTGATTCCGGAGTGGTGCTGAAGCATTCCCACATCTCTGCTCCGAAAGTCGACAAGCACAGCACCGGCGGTGTGGGCGACAAGGTTTCTCTCATACTCGCGCCACTGATGGCCGCTGCCGGCTTGGCCGTGCCGATGATCTCCGGCCGCGGCCTGGCGCACACCGGCGGCACGCTCGACAAACTGGAGGCCATTCCCGGTTTTCAAACACAGCTTTCGCTTGAACGATTTCAACAGCTCACGGCGAGTATCGGCACGTGTTTGATCGGGCAAACCGAAAACATTTGTCCGGCCGATCGCCGTATTTATGCGTTGCGCGATGTCACCGGCACCGTGCCTTCGATGCCCTTGATCTGCGCCAGCATTCTCAGCAAAAAACTCGCGGAAGGCATCGATGCCTTAGTTTTGGATGTGAAAGCCGGTAACGGCGCGATTTTTCCGGATGTCGCATCCGCGGAAGAATTGGCAACGCGACTCATTCGCACGGCAAAGCATTTCAATCTCCCGGTGATTGCATTGCTGACCGGCATGTCACAGCCGTTAGGCAACACGATCGGCAACTGGGTGGAGGTGCGAGAAGCAATAGAGGTGTTGCACGGCGGCGGTCCGCAGGACACGCGCCGCGTCACATTGGCTTTGGGTGCGGCAATGCTGAAAGCGGTGGGAAAGATTCAGCAATTGCACGAAGGCGTAAAACCTCTTGAAAAATTGTTGGACAGCGGCGCGGGGTGGAAAAAGTTTTTGGAGATCGTCAAAGCCCAGCAGGGGGAAATTAAGTTTGTGGAACATCCGGATCGCTATCCCAAGCCGCGGCACACGCTGGCGGTGAAGGCCGCCCAAAGCGGCCATGTTGCGCAAATTGATGCGCGCACGCTTGGGCATTTATCCATGACTCTCGGCGCGGGCCGGGTTGAAGTCAATCATAAAGTTGATCCCTTGGCAGGCATGACTTTGTACAAGAAAGTTGGCGATCCGGTGTCTGCCGGTGAAATGCTGGCGTTGCTGCAAAGCTCAACGGTTGCGGTGGAGGCAAACATTGCAGCACGAGTTCAGCAAAGTTTTGTGATCGCCGATCACGCGGTCACGCCGCCGCCCTTGCTGATTGCGATGTTGGATGAAACAGGCAGGCATGCCCTCACTGGAATTTAGGAATGCCGTTCAAATAACTTTCCCATATCTCAAACCGCGAATGAACGCGAATAAGCGCGAATTGATATATTAGCGTATATTCGCGTGCATTCGCGGTTTCGAGGAAATGAGTCAGTTGTTCAAACGGTACTCTTTCGCCGATGCGCCGGCAAGATCACGAGATAAACTTTTCTTCATCCGCGTTTCTGAATTGCCTCATGCACGAGCAA
The sequence above is a segment of the Cytophagia bacterium CHB2 genome. Coding sequences within it:
- a CDS encoding thymidine phosphorylase, with the translated sequence MNAVEIIQKKRDGHALSADEIQFVISAYLANKVPDYQMSSLLMAIYFRGMDDHETVALTQLMRDSGVVLKHSHISAPKVDKHSTGGVGDKVSLILAPLMAAAGLAVPMISGRGLAHTGGTLDKLEAIPGFQTQLSLERFQQLTASIGTCLIGQTENICPADRRIYALRDVTGTVPSMPLICASILSKKLAEGIDALVLDVKAGNGAIFPDVASAEELATRLIRTAKHFNLPVIALLTGMSQPLGNTIGNWVEVREAIEVLHGGGPQDTRRVTLALGAAMLKAVGKIQQLHEGVKPLEKLLDSGAGWKKFLEIVKAQQGEIKFVEHPDRYPKPRHTLAVKAAQSGHVAQIDARTLGHLSMTLGAGRVEVNHKVDPLAGMTLYKKVGDPVSAGEMLALLQSSTVAVEANIAARVQQSFVIADHAVTPPPLLIAMLDETGRHALTGI